The following coding sequences lie in one Arachis ipaensis cultivar K30076 chromosome B05, Araip1.1, whole genome shotgun sequence genomic window:
- the LOC107643444 gene encoding FT-interacting protein 1-like isoform X2, producing the protein MDSNPRDNTVSSRIQIGPQLADESLEKGPKVYHSPKLWHLRVSVIEAEHIMPGHRGPELVRFPEFVIKVQVRNFHLSTAIAAPSSTRSFSNPFWNEDLLFAVDEPFVDSLQVTVQDRIQSDNEIVVATGKVLMDTIEKRVDERPVTSSWFNLESHHGKSGDKNKASTRFVPRIHLRVFLDGGYHVFDEVKMNNSDHLIGVLYMKILGARGLEPVQIKDTIGEEQPVTIAYCVAKYGQKWCRTRNVVDSLSPEWNEEYSWEVYDLCTVVTIGVFYDRRIIENVDDDDEEASSDDCIGKVKIRLSILDTDRTYTHSYPLLIMLPSGVKRTGEIHLSTRLSCSNVSNMLLRYTMPLLPMMHYAEPITEGQRINLTNQAKSLLVSRLSREEPPLGRKVVEYMLEDDMWNLRISKANFYRMMGVGSGLFAMFRLLNEIRNWQKPAHLILFIVIVVTLMMHPKLIILAYILYIGLAGLANYRCRPRHPPGIDARLSQAEGSHPDELDEEFDTIPTTRPDDIVRMRYDRLRTIAGRIQTVVGDLTSLLERLQALVNWRDPRATTLFLVFCLVSAFASYVVPIRVLIALFGMYWLRPPWFRSKSPPLALNFFRRLPSKDDCFF; encoded by the exons ATGGACTCAAACCCAAGAGATAACACGGTGTCTTCGCGCATACAAATTGGACCTCAACTTGCAGATGAGTCATTGGAGAAGG GACCAAAAGTTTATCACTCCCCAAAACTATGGCACCTTCGAGTTTCGGTTATTGAAGCAGAGCATATCATGCCAGGGCACAGAGGACCAGAGTTGGTGAGGTTCCCCGAGTTCGTTATCAAAGTCCAAGTTAGAAACTTTCATCTGAGTACTGCGATTGCTGCTCCTAGCTCCACTCGAAGCTTCTCCAATCCTTTCTGGAATGAAGACTTGTTGTTTGCGGTTGATGAGCCGTTTGTAGATTCATTGCAGGTTACGGTTCAGGACCGGATACAATCGGACAATGAGATTGTTGTGGCTACGGGGAAAGTTTTAATGGATACTATAGAGAAGCGAGTTGATGAAAGACCTGTTACTTCGAGTTGGTTCAATCTTGAAAGCCACCACGGAAAATCAGGTGATAAGAACAAGGCAAGTACAAGGTTTGTTCCTCGGATTCACCTACGAGTCTTTTTAGATGGAggataccatgtgtttgatgaggTCAAAATGAATAACAGCGACCACCTTATTGGGGTGCTTTATATGAAAATCCTTGGTGCCAGGGGGCTTGAGCCAGTGCAAATAAAGGATACTATTGGTGAAGAGCAGCCTGTGACTATTGCATATTGTGTTGCAAAGTATGGGCAAAAATGGTGTCGAACTCGCAATGTGGTTGATAGCTTGTCGCCAGAGTGGAATGAGGAATACAGTTGGGAAGTTTATGATCTCTGTACTGTTGTTACTATTGGGGTTTTCTATGACCGTAGGATCATTGaaaatgttgatgatgatgatgaagaagctTCTTCAGATGATTGTATTGGGAAAGTGAAAATCAGATTGTCCATACTTGATACTGATAGAACTTACACTCACTCTTACCCTCTGCTGATCATGCTTCCATCTGGAGTGAAGAGAACGGGTGAAATTCATTTGAGCACGAGGCTTTCGTGTTCGAATGTGTCTAACATGCTGCTTAGATACACAATGCCATTGCTTCCCATGATGCATTATGCGGAACCCATAACCGAGGGTCAACGTATTAACTTGACTAACCAGGCCAAGAGCTTGTTGGTATCCAGGCTGAGTAGAGAAGAGCCACCACTGGGAAGGAAGGTGGTAGAGTACATGCTTGAAGATGATATGTGGAACTTAAGGATAAGCAAAGCCAATTTTTACAGGATGATGGGCGTAGGCTCGGGGCTTTTTGCCATGTTTAGGCTTCTGAATGAAATTCGTAACTGGCAAAAGCCAGCACATTTGATACTATTCATTGTCATTGTAGTCACGCTAATGATGCATCCAAAGTTAATCATTCTGGCCTATATATTATACATCGGGTTAGCGGGGTTGGCGAACTATCGTTGTCGACCACGCCACCCACCTGGTATTGATGCCAGACTTTCACAAGCTGAGGGCAGTCACCCCGATGAGCTTGACGAAGAGTTTGATACGATCCCTACAACTCGTCCCGATGATATTGTTAGGATGAGGTATGATAGGCTGAGAACTATTGCAGGAAGGATTCAAACTGTGGTTGGAGATCTGACATCACTGCTAGAACGACTCCAAGCATTGGTGAATTGGAGAGATCCAAGAGCCACCACCTTATTTTTGGTGTTTTGCTTGGTTAGTGCTTTTGCTTCCTATGTTGTGCCCATCCGGGTTCTGATTGCGCTCTTCGGAATGTACTGGTTGAGACCACCATGGTTCAGAAGCAAATCGCCCCCTCTAGCTCTTAACTTCTTCCGTAGATTGCCATCTAAGGATGATTGTTTCTTTTGA
- the LOC107643444 gene encoding FT-interacting protein 1-like isoform X1, protein MDSNPRDNTVSSRIQIGPQLADESLEKGKITSSTNDLVKPFTEACHSEAANVPFDRFTGPKVYHSPKLWHLRVSVIEAEHIMPGHRGPELVRFPEFVIKVQVRNFHLSTAIAAPSSTRSFSNPFWNEDLLFAVDEPFVDSLQVTVQDRIQSDNEIVVATGKVLMDTIEKRVDERPVTSSWFNLESHHGKSGDKNKASTRFVPRIHLRVFLDGGYHVFDEVKMNNSDHLIGVLYMKILGARGLEPVQIKDTIGEEQPVTIAYCVAKYGQKWCRTRNVVDSLSPEWNEEYSWEVYDLCTVVTIGVFYDRRIIENVDDDDEEASSDDCIGKVKIRLSILDTDRTYTHSYPLLIMLPSGVKRTGEIHLSTRLSCSNVSNMLLRYTMPLLPMMHYAEPITEGQRINLTNQAKSLLVSRLSREEPPLGRKVVEYMLEDDMWNLRISKANFYRMMGVGSGLFAMFRLLNEIRNWQKPAHLILFIVIVVTLMMHPKLIILAYILYIGLAGLANYRCRPRHPPGIDARLSQAEGSHPDELDEEFDTIPTTRPDDIVRMRYDRLRTIAGRIQTVVGDLTSLLERLQALVNWRDPRATTLFLVFCLVSAFASYVVPIRVLIALFGMYWLRPPWFRSKSPPLALNFFRRLPSKDDCFF, encoded by the coding sequence ATGGACTCAAACCCAAGAGATAACACGGTGTCTTCGCGCATACAAATTGGACCTCAACTTGCAGATGAGTCATTGGAGAAGGGTAAAATTACGAGTTCAACCAATGATTTAGTGAAGCCATTTACAGAGGCATGCCATTCTGAAGCTGCAAATGTTCCTTTTGATCGGTTCACAGGACCAAAAGTTTATCACTCCCCAAAACTATGGCACCTTCGAGTTTCGGTTATTGAAGCAGAGCATATCATGCCAGGGCACAGAGGACCAGAGTTGGTGAGGTTCCCCGAGTTCGTTATCAAAGTCCAAGTTAGAAACTTTCATCTGAGTACTGCGATTGCTGCTCCTAGCTCCACTCGAAGCTTCTCCAATCCTTTCTGGAATGAAGACTTGTTGTTTGCGGTTGATGAGCCGTTTGTAGATTCATTGCAGGTTACGGTTCAGGACCGGATACAATCGGACAATGAGATTGTTGTGGCTACGGGGAAAGTTTTAATGGATACTATAGAGAAGCGAGTTGATGAAAGACCTGTTACTTCGAGTTGGTTCAATCTTGAAAGCCACCACGGAAAATCAGGTGATAAGAACAAGGCAAGTACAAGGTTTGTTCCTCGGATTCACCTACGAGTCTTTTTAGATGGAggataccatgtgtttgatgaggTCAAAATGAATAACAGCGACCACCTTATTGGGGTGCTTTATATGAAAATCCTTGGTGCCAGGGGGCTTGAGCCAGTGCAAATAAAGGATACTATTGGTGAAGAGCAGCCTGTGACTATTGCATATTGTGTTGCAAAGTATGGGCAAAAATGGTGTCGAACTCGCAATGTGGTTGATAGCTTGTCGCCAGAGTGGAATGAGGAATACAGTTGGGAAGTTTATGATCTCTGTACTGTTGTTACTATTGGGGTTTTCTATGACCGTAGGATCATTGaaaatgttgatgatgatgatgaagaagctTCTTCAGATGATTGTATTGGGAAAGTGAAAATCAGATTGTCCATACTTGATACTGATAGAACTTACACTCACTCTTACCCTCTGCTGATCATGCTTCCATCTGGAGTGAAGAGAACGGGTGAAATTCATTTGAGCACGAGGCTTTCGTGTTCGAATGTGTCTAACATGCTGCTTAGATACACAATGCCATTGCTTCCCATGATGCATTATGCGGAACCCATAACCGAGGGTCAACGTATTAACTTGACTAACCAGGCCAAGAGCTTGTTGGTATCCAGGCTGAGTAGAGAAGAGCCACCACTGGGAAGGAAGGTGGTAGAGTACATGCTTGAAGATGATATGTGGAACTTAAGGATAAGCAAAGCCAATTTTTACAGGATGATGGGCGTAGGCTCGGGGCTTTTTGCCATGTTTAGGCTTCTGAATGAAATTCGTAACTGGCAAAAGCCAGCACATTTGATACTATTCATTGTCATTGTAGTCACGCTAATGATGCATCCAAAGTTAATCATTCTGGCCTATATATTATACATCGGGTTAGCGGGGTTGGCGAACTATCGTTGTCGACCACGCCACCCACCTGGTATTGATGCCAGACTTTCACAAGCTGAGGGCAGTCACCCCGATGAGCTTGACGAAGAGTTTGATACGATCCCTACAACTCGTCCCGATGATATTGTTAGGATGAGGTATGATAGGCTGAGAACTATTGCAGGAAGGATTCAAACTGTGGTTGGAGATCTGACATCACTGCTAGAACGACTCCAAGCATTGGTGAATTGGAGAGATCCAAGAGCCACCACCTTATTTTTGGTGTTTTGCTTGGTTAGTGCTTTTGCTTCCTATGTTGTGCCCATCCGGGTTCTGATTGCGCTCTTCGGAATGTACTGGTTGAGACCACCATGGTTCAGAAGCAAATCGCCCCCTCTAGCTCTTAACTTCTTCCGTAGATTGCCATCTAAGGATGATTGTTTCTTTTGA